From one Burkholderia latens genomic stretch:
- a CDS encoding manganese catalase family protein, which produces MFIHNTRLQYTVRVDAPNPGLANLLLEQFGGPQGELAAAMRYFTQAITEEDPGRKDMLFDIATEELSHLEVIGSLVAMLNRGAKGELAEAVDEQAELYRKLHGAGNDSHVTQLLYGAGSPLTNSGGVPWSAAYIDTIGEPTADLRSNIAAEARAKIIYERLINVTDDPGIRDALGFLMTREVSHQKSFEKALYAITANFPPGKLPPVEPYDRVYFRMQPDAQPLVGPWNHGGDLEIRPAEPAVDGGTGIPEGMLEQRQADAIEAMAQRLASDPDSDPKTGAELGAGAPIPQNGAAGKPDGA; this is translated from the coding sequence ATGTTCATCCACAACACACGGCTTCAGTACACGGTGCGCGTCGACGCACCGAACCCCGGGCTCGCGAACCTGCTGCTCGAACAGTTCGGCGGACCGCAGGGCGAACTCGCCGCCGCGATGCGCTACTTCACGCAGGCAATCACCGAAGAGGATCCGGGCCGCAAGGACATGCTGTTCGACATCGCGACCGAGGAATTGAGTCACCTCGAGGTGATCGGCTCGCTGGTCGCGATGCTGAACCGCGGCGCGAAGGGTGAACTCGCCGAGGCGGTCGACGAACAGGCCGAGCTCTACCGCAAGCTGCACGGTGCAGGCAACGACAGCCACGTGACACAACTGCTGTACGGCGCCGGTTCGCCGCTGACGAATTCGGGCGGCGTGCCGTGGTCGGCGGCGTACATCGACACGATCGGCGAACCGACGGCCGACCTGCGCTCGAACATCGCGGCCGAAGCGCGCGCCAAGATCATCTACGAACGGCTGATCAACGTGACCGACGATCCGGGCATCCGCGACGCGCTCGGCTTCCTGATGACGCGCGAGGTGTCGCACCAGAAGTCGTTCGAGAAGGCGCTGTACGCGATCACCGCGAACTTCCCGCCGGGCAAGCTGCCGCCGGTCGAGCCGTATGACCGCGTGTATTTCCGGATGCAGCCGGACGCGCAGCCGCTGGTCGGTCCGTGGAACCACGGCGGCGACCTCGAGATCCGCCCGGCCGAACCGGCCGTCGACGGCGGCACCGGCATTCCGGAAGGCATGCTGGAGCAACGCCAGGCGGACGCGATCGAAGCGATGGCCCAGCGGCTCGCGTCGGATCCGGACAGCGATCCGAAAACCGGCGCCGAACTCGGCGCCGGTGCGCCGATTCCGCAGAACGGCGCCGCCGGCAAGCCGGACGGCGCATGA
- a CDS encoding co-chaperone GroES: protein MQIRPLYDRVIVKRIEQQRTTASGIVIPDSAAEKPEQGEVVAVGSGRLLQDGSQRPLQLKVGDQVLFGKYAGQTVKVNGEELLVMREEDVMGVLEPESQPARKAA from the coding sequence ATGCAGATTCGTCCCCTCTACGACCGGGTTATCGTCAAGCGAATCGAACAGCAGCGGACGACAGCCTCCGGCATCGTCATTCCCGACTCCGCTGCGGAAAAGCCCGAACAGGGCGAAGTTGTCGCGGTCGGCAGCGGCCGGCTGCTCCAGGACGGCTCGCAGCGCCCGCTGCAGCTCAAGGTCGGCGACCAGGTTCTCTTCGGCAAATATGCAGGCCAGACCGTCAAGGTGAACGGCGAGGAATTGCTCGTGATGCGTGAAGAGGATGTCATGGGCGTACTCGAACCCGAATCGCAGCCCGCGCGGAAAGCGGCCTGA
- a CDS encoding Nramp family divalent metal transporter: MTTLDRNALTERTATGMREVFAGRRRGPGAALLFAGPAVVASVAYMDPGNFATNIRAGAQFGYALLWVVLLANVIAMLFQALSAKLGIATGRNLAELCRTHFPRPVVVGMWVASELAAMATELAEFLGGAIALALLFKLPTLAGMGVMAVATYGILLADRNGFRPIEIAVGVLVGVIGLCYLAEMFIAPVAWAEVGLHAVVPEWPRGEALTISVGIVGATIMPHALYLHSGLTQRRVAGLDTEQRRMMVRFSNWEVVVALSVAGAVNMAMVVMASAAFHAGYRDVAEIGTAYRTLTPLLGAAAATCFLVSLMSSGISSSVVGTMAGQMIMQGFVGFRIPVWLRRLVTMAPAFVVVGFGVDSMQALVISQVVLSFVLPVPMLALVYFTGRRDIMGTFANGRATRWAAIGAMLVIGMLNIVLLARELSQ, from the coding sequence ATGACGACGCTCGACAGGAACGCGCTGACCGAGCGCACTGCGACGGGCATGCGCGAGGTGTTCGCGGGCAGACGACGCGGACCGGGTGCCGCGCTGCTGTTCGCCGGGCCGGCGGTCGTCGCGTCGGTCGCGTACATGGATCCCGGCAATTTCGCGACCAACATCCGCGCCGGTGCGCAGTTCGGTTACGCGCTGCTCTGGGTCGTGTTGCTGGCGAACGTCATCGCGATGCTGTTCCAGGCGCTGTCGGCGAAACTCGGCATCGCGACCGGCCGCAACCTGGCGGAACTTTGCCGCACGCATTTCCCGCGGCCGGTGGTCGTCGGGATGTGGGTCGCGAGCGAGCTGGCTGCGATGGCGACCGAACTCGCGGAATTTCTCGGTGGTGCGATTGCGCTTGCGCTGCTGTTCAAGCTGCCGACCCTTGCCGGGATGGGCGTGATGGCCGTCGCGACTTACGGCATTTTGCTCGCCGACCGCAACGGCTTCCGGCCGATCGAGATCGCGGTCGGCGTGCTCGTCGGCGTAATCGGCCTGTGCTATCTCGCCGAGATGTTCATCGCGCCCGTCGCATGGGCCGAGGTCGGGCTACACGCGGTCGTGCCGGAGTGGCCGCGCGGCGAGGCGCTGACGATCTCCGTCGGCATCGTCGGCGCGACGATCATGCCGCATGCGCTGTATCTGCATTCCGGGCTCACACAGCGGCGCGTGGCGGGACTCGACACGGAGCAGCGCCGGATGATGGTGCGTTTTTCCAATTGGGAAGTCGTCGTTGCATTGTCCGTTGCCGGCGCCGTCAACATGGCGATGGTCGTGATGGCGAGCGCGGCGTTTCACGCGGGCTATCGCGACGTCGCCGAAATCGGCACCGCGTACCGGACGCTGACGCCATTGCTCGGAGCGGCTGCGGCAACGTGCTTTCTCGTGTCGTTGATGAGCTCCGGCATATCGAGCTCCGTCGTCGGCACGATGGCCGGGCAGATGATCATGCAGGGGTTCGTCGGCTTCCGGATTCCGGTGTGGCTGCGCCGGCTCGTCACGATGGCGCCGGCATTCGTCGTCGTCGGGTTTGGCGTCGATTCGATGCAGGCGCTCGTGATCAGCCAGGTCGTGTTGTCGTTCGTATTGCCGGTGCCGATGCTTGCGCTCGTGTACTTCACCGGCCGCCGCGACATCATGGGCACGTTCGCGAACGGACGCGCGACGCGCTGGGCCGCCATCGGCGCGATGCTCGTCATTGGTATGCTGAATATCGTTTTGCTCGCGCGCGAACTGTCGCAGTGA
- a CDS encoding low affinity iron permease family protein produces the protein MDNESRGGEPNQQGAGGTDARAAGNPVTRAFERFATGVTAWAGSPVAFGSAVAITVVWLACGPIFHYSDAWQLVINTGTTIITFLMVFLLQRNQNRDSVALHLKLDELVAATRSASDQLIGIENASEEELRRLANAYLELAKRAAVDGRAAACDAPDAAHEPSGVS, from the coding sequence ATGGACAACGAATCACGCGGCGGGGAGCCGAACCAGCAAGGTGCCGGCGGGACCGATGCGCGCGCAGCCGGGAATCCGGTGACGCGCGCATTCGAGCGCTTCGCGACTGGCGTGACCGCATGGGCCGGCTCGCCCGTCGCGTTCGGCTCGGCGGTGGCGATCACGGTCGTGTGGCTCGCATGCGGGCCGATCTTTCATTACTCGGATGCGTGGCAGCTCGTGATCAATACCGGCACGACGATCATCACGTTCCTGATGGTGTTTTTGCTGCAGCGTAATCAAAACCGCGACAGCGTCGCGCTTCATCTGAAACTCGACGAACTCGTCGCGGCAACGCGCTCAGCGAGCGATCAGCTGATCGGGATCGAGAATGCGTCGGAGGAAGAGTTGCGCCGTCTGGCGAACGCATATCTGGAACTCGCGAAGCGCGCAGCCGTCGACGGCCGCGCGGCGGCATGCGACGCACCCGATGCGGCGCACGAGCCGAGCGGCGTGTCGTGA
- a CDS encoding ferritin-like domain-containing protein, translating into MTSDTTAGDEHLMDWLRDAHAMEEQAETMLTSMAGRIDHYPDLKRRIEQHIEETREQARLLRTCIERRGGSVSTMKDVGAKTMAWVQGLAGMFATDEIVKGGMASYTFEHFEIAAYRNLIEAARFVGDRETMEICERILPEEQAMAAWLEHNMAGVVRTYLARDQADAPAKR; encoded by the coding sequence ATGACCAGCGACACGACTGCAGGCGATGAACATCTGATGGACTGGCTGCGCGACGCGCACGCCATGGAAGAACAGGCCGAGACGATGCTCACGTCGATGGCCGGCCGGATCGATCACTATCCGGATCTGAAGCGGCGCATCGAGCAGCACATCGAGGAAACGCGCGAACAGGCGCGACTTCTGCGCACGTGCATCGAGCGGCGCGGCGGCTCGGTGTCGACGATGAAGGACGTCGGCGCGAAGACGATGGCATGGGTGCAGGGCCTGGCCGGCATGTTCGCGACCGACGAGATAGTCAAGGGCGGGATGGCCAGCTACACGTTCGAACACTTCGAAATCGCCGCATATCGCAACCTGATCGAGGCCGCACGATTCGTCGGCGACCGCGAGACGATGGAGATCTGCGAACGGATCCTGCCCGAGGAACAGGCGATGGCCGCCTGGCTGGAGCACAACATGGCAGGCGTGGTGCGCACCTATCTCGCGCGGGATCAGGCGGACGCGCCGGCGAAGCGATAG